In a single window of the Luteibacter rhizovicinus DSM 16549 genome:
- a CDS encoding AraC family transcriptional regulator produces the protein MTSKPRSAIQVPAEQLERLFDALTDVVFFVKDTEGRYTHANRTLIRRLRLTQRSDVVGRHVTELFPPGMATSYAAQDRHVLRGDRIDRHLEVHVSDNLAAGWCLTSKEPLIVDGHICGLIGISRDLGSPDGNDRSYRRLQRVVAHMQAHFASSIRILDMATLAHCSVAQLERHFRRVFQLTPHQALTKIRIEAVMHQLRGSAPIGAISMACGFSDQSALARQFKATVGVPPSVYRAMCHDERRTEHPPAE, from the coding sequence GTGACCTCGAAACCGCGCAGCGCTATCCAAGTACCGGCTGAGCAGCTTGAACGTTTATTTGACGCGTTGACGGATGTCGTTTTCTTCGTAAAGGATACCGAAGGACGCTATACCCACGCCAATCGAACGCTGATTCGCCGGCTACGGCTGACACAGCGGAGCGATGTTGTCGGCAGGCATGTCACGGAATTATTCCCACCTGGCATGGCCACTTCGTACGCAGCCCAAGACCGACATGTGCTCCGCGGCGATCGAATCGATCGGCACTTGGAGGTGCACGTCTCCGACAACCTTGCGGCTGGTTGGTGTCTTACGTCAAAGGAGCCCCTCATCGTGGACGGGCACATCTGCGGTCTTATCGGGATCTCCCGAGACCTCGGCTCACCGGATGGGAATGATCGCAGCTACCGCCGTCTCCAACGAGTGGTGGCCCACATGCAGGCGCACTTCGCCAGTTCCATCCGGATACTGGACATGGCAACGCTAGCTCACTGCTCTGTGGCGCAATTGGAACGCCATTTTCGCCGCGTTTTCCAATTAACCCCCCATCAGGCGCTGACGAAGATCCGAATCGAGGCCGTCATGCATCAGCTGCGCGGAAGCGCACCGATAGGCGCCATCAGCATGGCGTGCGGTTTTTCCGACCAGAGTGCGCTCGCGCGCCAGTTCAAAGCGACCGTTGGGGTGCCACCCAGTGTGTATCGTGCGATGTGCCATGACGAGCGCCGGACCGAACATCCCCCAGCGGAATGA
- a CDS encoding TetR/AcrR family transcriptional regulator yields MEGIAQAAGVYIMTLYRHAEGKDDLFAAVIEGACHPDDEEERARLEGVLQKSLAEILSFVGVMFQERLNGAKTTSLLRVVMTEIRRFPHLGEMAYRGLIGSHEERLNQFLSTRPDPRPERSIRINGGT; encoded by the coding sequence ATGGAGGGCATCGCGCAAGCCGCTGGCGTTTACATCATGACGTTATATCGGCACGCAGAGGGCAAGGACGATTTGTTCGCCGCCGTGATCGAGGGCGCCTGCCATCCTGATGACGAGGAGGAGCGCGCCCGCCTCGAGGGCGTCCTGCAAAAGTCTCTCGCCGAGATCCTTTCGTTCGTTGGCGTGATGTTCCAGGAGCGGCTGAACGGTGCTAAGACAACGAGCCTGCTGCGCGTGGTGATGACCGAGATCCGGCGTTTTCCGCACCTAGGCGAGATGGCCTATCGTGGCTTGATCGGCTCACACGAGGAGCGGCTCAACCAATTTCTGTCGACCCGACCCGACCCAAGACCAGAGCGCTCAATCCGGATCAACGGCGGCACTTAG
- a CDS encoding PAS domain-containing protein, with the protein MVKDSDAKNHVELMRHALDHRRGCAEKEPEGLIVCDVHGSIVFANTKAEEIVGLVRIGALPDDYSCMHGIFSEEGRPYPSSDVPLARAALLGESVRDVRLVVRRFDGPSHLLSVDAGPVYDASGVAVGAATTFRVVKDIGPESGAR; encoded by the coding sequence GTGGTCAAAGACAGCGATGCGAAGAACCATGTCGAGCTCATGCGTCATGCGCTGGACCACCGGAGGGGGTGCGCGGAAAAGGAACCCGAGGGCCTCATTGTCTGCGATGTCCATGGCTCCATCGTGTTTGCCAACACAAAGGCAGAAGAGATTGTCGGCCTTGTGCGCATCGGTGCACTTCCCGACGACTACAGCTGCATGCACGGGATTTTTTCCGAGGAGGGGCGGCCTTATCCGTCGTCCGACGTGCCTTTGGCGCGCGCAGCGTTGCTGGGTGAATCGGTCCGGGACGTGCGCCTTGTGGTCCGCAGATTCGACGGACCATCGCACCTGCTGTCGGTCGATGCTGGCCCCGTATATGACGCGTCGGGCGTGGCCGTCGGCGCAGCAACGACGTTCCGGGTGGTCAAAGACATCGGGCCGGAAAGCGGCGCGCGTTAG
- a CDS encoding phosphate-starvation-inducible PsiE family protein, giving the protein MQPNRLKQLTDTWALLSYYQRFEGLVALVLTFLVGLIIVIALFRLTMGVMTDLVFNALNPLDHAVFQTVFGEIMTLLIALEFNHTLQYMVARKQSVVQTSVVLLIALLALSRKFILLDLKAVSPAQLLALAGATLALGLTYWLIRSSHGAGDA; this is encoded by the coding sequence ATGCAACCGAATCGATTGAAACAGCTCACGGATACCTGGGCGCTCTTGAGCTATTACCAGAGATTCGAGGGGCTCGTTGCCCTGGTTCTCACCTTTCTGGTCGGTCTCATCATCGTCATTGCGTTGTTTCGCCTGACCATGGGTGTCATGACCGACCTCGTGTTCAACGCGCTCAACCCGTTGGACCATGCGGTTTTCCAGACGGTCTTCGGCGAAATCATGACGCTGCTGATTGCGCTCGAATTCAACCACACGTTGCAGTACATGGTTGCGCGCAAGCAAAGTGTCGTCCAGACGTCTGTGGTACTGCTGATTGCACTCCTGGCGCTGTCCAGGAAATTCATCTTGCTCGATCTGAAGGCCGTCAGCCCGGCCCAGCTGCTTGCGCTGGCGGGTGCCACACTGGCGTTGGGCCTGACCTACTGGCTCATTCGGAGCAGCCACGGAGCGGGCGACGCGTGA
- a CDS encoding universal stress protein — protein MNISTTALDTNKAVGKWTPPRYMVLYDCTPLAGTAVLRAFGHAASSRASVFIAGLLVPDPASASPAPDLQDELDALVRTGKRAGLEVTAEIVMPPTMEAIADRADAEDVTHVICMHPPHALHEVFTKRGILLTLRD, from the coding sequence ATGAACATCAGTACAACTGCGCTTGATACCAACAAAGCCGTCGGAAAATGGACCCCGCCCCGTTACATGGTCCTGTACGACTGCACGCCCCTGGCCGGCACTGCGGTGTTGCGGGCGTTCGGTCACGCGGCCAGTTCTCGGGCCTCGGTGTTCATTGCGGGCCTGCTGGTTCCGGACCCGGCCAGTGCGTCACCAGCGCCAGACCTGCAAGATGAGCTCGACGCTCTGGTCCGTACCGGCAAACGGGCGGGGCTCGAGGTCACCGCCGAAATCGTGATGCCTCCCACTATGGAAGCCATCGCAGACAGGGCCGATGCCGAGGATGTGACCCATGTCATCTGCATGCATCCGCCCCATGCGCTGCACGAAGTGTTCACCAAACGCGGCATCCTGCTCACCTTGCGCGACTGA
- a CDS encoding Hsp20 family protein — translation MLLFHEDMAMRTLLNVAPLHRSSVGFDRMFDLLEAAASRGQGTENYPPFDSIRISDDQYRLTMAVAGFTEEDLDISAHGNWLTVAGERKAESGGEYLHRGIATRPFERRFELAEHVHVVGAQLANGLLTIDLKREVPEALKPRRIEISAKASGDNVRQLQTEAA, via the coding sequence ATGTTGCTTTTCCATGAGGATATGGCCATGCGTACTCTTTTGAACGTAGCACCGCTTCATCGCTCCAGTGTCGGCTTCGACCGCATGTTCGACTTGCTCGAAGCCGCGGCATCGCGTGGGCAGGGCACGGAAAACTACCCACCGTTCGATTCCATCAGGATCTCCGATGACCAGTATCGCCTCACGATGGCCGTTGCTGGCTTCACGGAAGAAGACCTGGACATCTCCGCCCATGGCAACTGGCTCACCGTAGCGGGCGAGCGCAAGGCAGAATCGGGTGGCGAGTATCTCCACCGGGGCATCGCAACACGCCCGTTCGAGCGGCGTTTTGAACTCGCCGAGCACGTGCATGTCGTCGGTGCGCAGCTTGCCAATGGATTGCTTACGATCGATCTGAAGCGGGAGGTGCCTGAGGCCCTGAAGCCCCGTCGCATCGAAATTTCTGCCAAGGCCTCGGGCGACAACGTGCGCCAGTTGCAGACTGAGGCAGCGTGA
- a CDS encoding filamentous hemagglutinin N-terminal domain-containing protein, protein MLTLSAALMLVVAAPTRAAVTQGVVVAGKATIAHGATTTTINQSTAKVAINWESFSIPAGQTVRFTQPDIHSVALNRVIGSDPSVILGNLAANGQVFLINPNGVLFGRGSSVNVGGLVASTMAISDADFMAGRYAFIHAGRGSVVNLGNIQVTEGGYVALMGRSVSNQGVISARLGSVALAAGEAITLDVAGDGLLNVSVPQGAIDALAENGGLIRADGGRVLLTAQAASGLLDSAVNNTGVIEARTLQDRAGTIQLMGDMQGGKVNVNGTLDASAPDGGNGGFIETSAAHVSVRPTARVTTVAALGAPGTWLIDPHDFTIGSAPGDDIAGSTLGGQLVTTSIAITTVGAGADAGDIFVNDPVSWTASGAPTTLSLTADRDVHINAAITAVDGNFSVCCGRDINVQGAISATRGSVLLAAGRDVNADSAITVTDGNLMMCAGNNVNISSAVVLTRGTADAARSLALPLGLTLSADTDGTGPGIGGGTVVFAAAAPPSAVTNAPINVYYNPVSYTAPTDYSNNFTLVGSSVINQRMLVFATGGDKVEDGSTGTTLTDLKGTPPGVVLVAGTGSSANFDSADPGADRGISFTGYSLAGIDANDYALPFNCCGPALAHTTGTISAAPVVPPTTPDTPVPPTTPLPPTDNPVPPATPTSPTSPTDSPTSPETPGSPGSTPTSGPSAIDTNPDSGTIPFPPPAVVEALPSPAGPVFGIVWPLTAFGLLPTAPEGSLVQVTSEPVPTMMLAEAPVPAAPTRRPAYARPLLAPKPYRN, encoded by the coding sequence ATGCTGACCCTGTCTGCTGCCTTGATGCTTGTCGTGGCCGCGCCCACGCGAGCCGCCGTGACCCAGGGCGTCGTCGTAGCCGGCAAGGCCACCATCGCCCACGGCGCAACGACGACCACCATCAATCAATCCACCGCAAAGGTTGCGATCAATTGGGAGAGCTTCTCGATTCCGGCCGGCCAGACGGTGCGCTTCACGCAGCCGGATATTCATTCGGTCGCCCTGAACCGGGTGATCGGCAGCGATCCCTCGGTCATCCTCGGTAACCTCGCCGCCAACGGGCAGGTGTTTCTGATCAACCCTAACGGCGTCCTGTTCGGCCGCGGATCGTCGGTCAATGTCGGCGGACTGGTCGCTTCCACGATGGCGATCTCCGACGCGGACTTCATGGCAGGCAGGTATGCGTTTATCCATGCCGGCCGGGGCTCGGTGGTCAACCTTGGTAACATCCAAGTGACCGAAGGCGGCTATGTCGCGCTGATGGGCAGGAGCGTCAGCAATCAGGGCGTTATCTCGGCGCGGCTCGGAAGCGTGGCGCTTGCCGCAGGCGAAGCCATTACATTGGATGTTGCGGGCGACGGCCTGCTCAATGTGTCAGTGCCGCAAGGCGCCATCGATGCGCTGGCGGAAAACGGCGGGCTGATTCGGGCAGACGGTGGTCGTGTGTTACTGACCGCGCAAGCAGCCAGTGGGTTGCTCGACTCCGCCGTGAACAACACGGGGGTGATCGAAGCGCGAACGCTTCAGGATCGCGCCGGCACCATCCAGCTGATGGGTGATATGCAAGGCGGCAAGGTCAACGTGAATGGGACACTCGACGCCAGCGCGCCGGACGGTGGTAACGGCGGCTTCATCGAGACATCCGCCGCGCACGTGAGTGTTCGTCCGACAGCACGGGTCACGACAGTCGCTGCACTTGGAGCACCGGGTACATGGTTGATCGATCCCCACGATTTCACCATCGGTAGCGCGCCTGGGGACGACATTGCCGGTTCCACGCTGGGAGGCCAGCTCGTCACGACCTCCATCGCCATTACAACGGTGGGGGCCGGCGCCGATGCGGGCGATATTTTCGTCAACGATCCCGTGTCCTGGACAGCCAGTGGTGCACCTACCACGTTGAGCCTGACCGCGGACCGCGATGTACACATCAACGCGGCGATTACCGCCGTGGATGGGAATTTCTCCGTCTGCTGCGGACGGGATATCAACGTCCAGGGCGCCATCAGCGCCACGCGGGGAAGCGTCCTGCTCGCCGCAGGCCGCGACGTCAACGCGGATTCGGCAATCACCGTGACGGACGGCAACCTGATGATGTGCGCCGGTAACAACGTGAACATCAGCAGCGCCGTCGTGCTTACCCGCGGTACGGCCGACGCCGCTCGCAGCCTGGCCCTTCCGCTGGGTCTGACGCTGAGCGCTGACACGGATGGCACCGGGCCTGGCATTGGCGGCGGCACTGTCGTCTTCGCCGCTGCCGCACCGCCGTCGGCGGTCACCAACGCGCCCATCAATGTCTATTACAACCCCGTTTCCTATACGGCGCCCACGGACTATTCCAATAACTTTACCCTGGTCGGAAGCTCGGTCATCAACCAACGCATGCTTGTCTTCGCCACTGGCGGCGACAAGGTCGAAGATGGGTCAACTGGCACCACGTTGACTGACCTGAAGGGGACACCGCCAGGCGTTGTGCTGGTCGCCGGGACAGGCAGCAGCGCCAACTTCGACTCAGCCGATCCGGGTGCCGACAGGGGAATCAGCTTCACTGGCTACAGCCTGGCGGGCATCGACGCGAATGACTATGCGCTTCCATTCAATTGCTGCGGTCCGGCGCTTGCGCACACAACAGGGACAATTTCCGCGGCTCCGGTTGTTCCACCGACCACGCCGGACACACCGGTGCCACCGACGACGCCGTTGCCGCCGACTGACAACCCGGTGCCTCCCGCCACGCCGACGTCGCCAACGTCGCCGACCGACAGCCCGACGTCGCCCGAGACCCCGGGCTCTCCGGGTTCGACACCAACATCAGGTCCTTCTGCCATTGACACCAACCCGGATTCGGGAACGATACCCTTCCCCCCGCCTGCGGTCGTCGAAGCACTTCCCTCGCCGGCAGGGCCAGTATTCGGCATCGTCTGGCCGCTGACAGCGTTCGGCTTGCTGCCCACCGCCCCTGAAGGTTCGCTCGTACAAGTGACGTCGGAGCCTGTGCCGACGATGATGCTGGCGGAAGCGCCCGTCCCCGCCGCACCGACGAGACGCCCCGCTTACGCAAGGCCCCTCCTTGCTCCCAAGCCGTATCGGAACTGA
- a CDS encoding ShlB/FhaC/HecB family hemolysin secretion/activation protein, giving the protein MIVNIKWLPLMLLGLCQGAVAQQTQSIPGAGSQLRQIAPAPSLPRTTPAMRIEQVSPTQLPGTGTAKVEVRALNLTGVAIFPVEELISASGFTPGAMLGLADLQVMATRITEHYHQHGYFVARAYLPAQTIVGNAVTIAVSEGRYGNITLHNQSDLNDGLANSLLGGLTTGDPIAVDPLETRLLLLSDLPGVNVSSTLVPSPTAGLSDLLVDVTPGQRITGEVDADNGGNPYTGNIRVGGTVNANNLLGYGDVASLRLLTSGHGLRYGRASYQLEVGRATIGVAYSDLRYELGKQFSGLHANGDAQVATLYGSLPLIRSRNSNLYVALAYDHRTYEDRIELFSSVAKRNADVLTASLYGNRQDSFWGGGNNAFYLAVSHGLLDIQTPWARAADVAGARTDGAYEKVWLNVSRLQHVTDTFSLYGSATAQWASKNLDPYEQLILGGMDGIRAYPQGEAYGDEGYLLYLEGRLLLTGLSARVPGDVHLLGFVDNGGVTVSRNPWNDTSNHRHLSSVGIGLDWTEQGNFSLRTYYAWKLGNESAVSAPDKSGRFWIQAIKYF; this is encoded by the coding sequence ATGATCGTAAACATCAAATGGCTGCCGCTGATGCTCTTGGGCCTATGCCAAGGGGCCGTGGCGCAGCAGACGCAGTCGATTCCCGGAGCGGGTAGCCAACTCAGGCAGATCGCGCCCGCACCGTCTCTGCCACGCACCACGCCCGCCATGCGTATTGAACAAGTGTCCCCGACGCAGTTGCCCGGCACGGGAACCGCTAAGGTCGAGGTACGCGCGCTGAACCTCACGGGGGTGGCGATTTTTCCTGTCGAGGAATTGATCAGTGCCTCCGGCTTCACTCCCGGCGCCATGTTGGGTCTGGCCGATCTGCAGGTCATGGCCACGCGGATCACCGAGCACTATCACCAACACGGCTACTTCGTTGCACGTGCCTATCTTCCGGCACAAACGATCGTTGGCAACGCCGTGACGATCGCTGTCAGCGAGGGGCGCTATGGGAACATCACCCTGCACAACCAGAGCGACCTGAATGACGGGCTAGCCAACAGCCTGTTAGGCGGGCTCACGACGGGCGATCCGATTGCGGTCGATCCGCTCGAGACCCGCCTGCTGTTGCTTTCCGACCTGCCCGGCGTGAACGTCAGTTCTACCCTCGTTCCGAGCCCGACAGCGGGTCTTTCGGACCTGCTGGTCGATGTCACCCCCGGCCAGCGCATCACCGGCGAAGTCGATGCGGACAATGGCGGCAATCCGTATACCGGCAACATCCGTGTTGGCGGCACGGTAAACGCCAACAACCTGCTGGGCTACGGCGACGTTGCCAGCCTGCGTTTGCTAACGTCGGGGCACGGTCTTCGCTATGGGCGCGCGTCGTACCAACTGGAAGTGGGCAGGGCGACGATCGGCGTCGCCTACAGCGATCTGCGTTATGAGCTCGGTAAGCAGTTTTCTGGTTTGCACGCGAACGGCGACGCCCAGGTGGCGACGCTGTACGGTTCACTACCGTTGATTCGCTCGCGTAACAGCAACCTGTATGTCGCGCTTGCTTACGACCACCGGACCTACGAAGACCGCATCGAGCTCTTCTCGTCCGTCGCCAAGCGAAACGCCGATGTCCTTACCGCCAGCCTTTATGGCAATCGGCAGGACAGCTTCTGGGGAGGCGGCAACAACGCGTTCTACCTCGCCGTCTCTCATGGTTTGCTCGATATCCAGACGCCCTGGGCGCGCGCTGCGGATGTTGCCGGAGCCCGAACGGACGGCGCATATGAAAAGGTCTGGCTGAACGTGTCGAGGCTGCAACACGTCACCGATACATTCTCGCTCTACGGCTCGGCGACCGCGCAGTGGGCATCGAAGAATCTCGACCCCTACGAGCAATTGATCCTTGGCGGCATGGACGGCATCCGTGCCTATCCTCAAGGCGAGGCCTACGGCGACGAAGGCTATCTGCTCTACCTCGAGGGCAGGCTGCTGCTCACTGGGCTCTCCGCGCGCGTCCCGGGTGACGTGCACCTGCTGGGGTTCGTGGACAACGGCGGTGTCACCGTTAGCCGGAATCCGTGGAATGACACGTCAAACCACCGGCATCTCAGCAGCGTCGGCATCGGCCTGGACTGGACCGAGCAAGGCAATTTTTCCCTAAGGACGTATTACGCCTGGAAGTTGGGCAACGAAAGCGCCGTATCGGCGCCAGACAAGTCCGGGCGCTTTTGGATTCAGGCGATCAAGTACTTCTGA
- a CDS encoding sensor domain-containing diguanylate cyclase, which yields MSTFFVNQLDFIFFFYGLAFILLGTTCLGIARSKSNGEAWAVLGSFALIHGVGEWLDLTALIVGDGVAFSVVRTMLMTISFLLLLDFARLEAIRLGLSLPERWIYVPLTMLVALVGLAAGVTAANVAARYAIAFPGALGAALTLAWAARSLPAGARYAHLSAALGLGLYAAAAGAIVPTVAFWPANSVNHAWFAALTGTPIQLIRGLLACWIAFSVWATWVQQLARQLASARYTAFVRRQFTWTLVAMGTILISGWTLTEFLGGIYRQNVQEESRRDIDLLASRLAGDTATVDAMVKVLAGSPSIRPWLTDGSRPDHDVGQTFLDLGVDAADAQRGYLLNGDGVVVASSNPRDLRPGAPTYESAPYFRQSMAGAGGYQFVFDAAAGLHEYHASQPIRAADGRVAGVAVLTKSLELFEVDLRHYDRPYFFIDPQGVVVMTNRPDALHRTLWPLPPDTKASVSREIGKLDDRPMLDHEVVDGTWATVDNERNYVRRRFAEHSQWSLVILKPTREIFATRFLGIVITLLVTIMTLIYLLGKGRWVRDDVLADNRIRMQELTQDLGAKASTDALTGLHNRLSFDQTLASEMVRSERYGTPLSLILCDIDHFKRVNDTFGHLAGDKVLVQLARFVPNLIRTTDFFARWGGEEFIVLAPGSGGPMAFLAAEKLRDAISQVIFEDVGTVTCSFGVAQWAPGESATEFIVRADEGLYQAKANGRNQVVLAPQSASNDAEINAAGAS from the coding sequence ATGTCGACGTTCTTCGTTAACCAGCTCGACTTCATTTTCTTCTTCTATGGTTTGGCCTTTATCCTCCTCGGCACAACGTGTCTGGGGATTGCGAGAAGCAAAAGCAACGGAGAAGCGTGGGCGGTACTCGGGAGTTTCGCCCTTATCCACGGCGTAGGCGAATGGCTCGACCTGACCGCGTTAATTGTGGGCGATGGCGTCGCCTTTTCGGTCGTGCGCACGATGCTCATGACGATCTCGTTCCTGTTATTGCTGGATTTCGCCCGCCTGGAAGCGATCCGCCTTGGCCTGAGCCTTCCCGAACGATGGATCTATGTACCGCTGACGATGCTCGTGGCACTGGTCGGCCTCGCCGCTGGCGTCACCGCCGCCAACGTTGCCGCCCGATATGCGATCGCCTTCCCCGGTGCGCTGGGCGCGGCTCTCACACTGGCCTGGGCGGCGAGGTCGCTACCGGCTGGGGCGCGCTATGCCCACCTTTCGGCGGCGCTTGGACTCGGGCTCTATGCCGCTGCCGCAGGAGCCATCGTCCCGACCGTCGCATTCTGGCCGGCGAACAGCGTGAACCACGCCTGGTTCGCCGCACTGACAGGGACACCCATCCAACTCATACGGGGCTTACTGGCATGCTGGATCGCGTTTTCCGTGTGGGCGACTTGGGTTCAGCAGTTGGCCCGGCAGCTCGCTTCCGCGAGGTATACCGCGTTCGTCCGACGGCAGTTCACCTGGACCCTGGTCGCCATGGGGACCATTCTCATTTCGGGCTGGACACTCACCGAGTTCCTTGGGGGTATCTACCGGCAGAACGTGCAGGAAGAGTCGCGGCGCGATATCGACCTGCTAGCGAGCCGGCTTGCCGGCGACACGGCAACGGTCGATGCCATGGTGAAGGTGCTCGCCGGATCTCCGTCCATCCGCCCGTGGTTGACCGACGGGAGCCGCCCTGACCATGACGTCGGACAAACGTTCCTCGACCTGGGTGTCGACGCGGCGGACGCCCAGCGAGGTTACCTGCTCAACGGGGACGGGGTGGTGGTGGCATCCTCCAATCCGCGGGATCTCCGACCCGGGGCACCGACCTATGAATCGGCCCCCTACTTTCGGCAGTCCATGGCTGGCGCGGGCGGTTATCAATTCGTGTTCGATGCGGCCGCCGGGCTGCACGAGTATCACGCGAGCCAGCCCATCCGCGCCGCGGACGGCAGAGTCGCGGGTGTGGCGGTGCTCACGAAGTCGCTGGAACTCTTCGAAGTAGATCTACGGCACTATGACCGCCCCTACTTTTTCATCGATCCGCAAGGCGTCGTCGTGATGACGAATCGTCCCGATGCGCTGCACCGGACGCTCTGGCCACTCCCGCCTGACACAAAGGCATCGGTGTCGCGCGAAATCGGAAAGCTGGACGATCGTCCGATGCTGGATCACGAAGTCGTGGATGGAACTTGGGCCACGGTCGACAATGAACGAAACTATGTGCGCCGTCGTTTCGCGGAGCACAGCCAGTGGTCTCTGGTAATCCTGAAGCCGACTCGTGAGATCTTCGCCACGCGTTTCCTCGGCATTGTCATCACCCTTTTGGTGACCATCATGACGTTGATCTACCTTCTCGGCAAAGGACGGTGGGTTCGCGATGACGTCCTGGCGGACAATCGCATCCGGATGCAAGAGTTGACCCAGGATCTGGGTGCCAAAGCATCCACGGATGCTCTGACCGGCTTGCACAACCGGCTTTCCTTCGATCAGACGCTGGCCAGTGAAATGGTGCGTTCCGAGCGCTATGGCACGCCGCTGTCGCTGATCCTCTGCGACATAGACCACTTCAAACGGGTTAACGATACCTTCGGACACCTTGCCGGTGACAAGGTCCTTGTCCAGCTGGCCCGATTCGTGCCGAACCTCATTCGTACAACCGACTTCTTCGCGCGTTGGGGCGGCGAAGAATTCATCGTTCTCGCTCCCGGATCAGGAGGGCCTATGGCATTCCTCGCGGCCGAGAAACTGCGCGACGCCATTAGCCAGGTCATTTTCGAAGATGTGGGCACGGTCACGTGCAGCTTCGGCGTGGCGCAATGGGCACCCGGTGAAAGCGCCACTGAGTTCATCGTTCGCGCAGATGAGGGTCTCTACCAAGCAAAGGCCAATGGTCGTAATCAAGTCGTGCTGGCGCCCCAGTCTGCGAGCAACGATGCCGAAATAAACGCGGCTGGCGCGTCTTAG